The following are encoded together in the Planococcus antarcticus DSM 14505 genome:
- a CDS encoding hotdog family protein has translation MYKTILTPRVSETDAVGHINNTTVPVWFEAARNPLFDLFTPDRNFAKWKMVIVKTTLKFTG, from the coding sequence GTGTATAAAACGATATTGACGCCAAGAGTTTCAGAGACAGACGCAGTCGGCCATATCAATAATACGACTGTACCGGTATGGTTTGAAGCAGCGAGAAATCCGCTGTTCGACTTGTTTACACCCGATCGTAATTTTGCGAAATGGAAAATGGTCATTGTAAAGACCACGTTGAAATTTACCGGATAA
- a CDS encoding xanthine phosphoribosyltransferase, producing MKKLQDKILSDGKVLSESVLKVDSFLNHQIDPPLMQAIGEEFALRFKEDGITKILTLESSGIAPAMMTGLVLGVPAIFARKRKSLTLVDHLYTASVHSYTKNETNDISVSKDFLQKDDIVLVMDDFLANGQAALGLLDIVEQAGSKLAGIGIVIEKGFQPGGKLLRERGIRVETLANIASLENGKVSFFEEANTR from the coding sequence ATGAAAAAATTACAGGATAAAATTTTATCGGACGGCAAAGTCTTGTCAGAATCGGTATTAAAAGTAGATTCATTTTTGAATCATCAAATTGACCCACCATTAATGCAAGCTATTGGGGAAGAGTTTGCATTACGCTTCAAGGAAGATGGCATTACAAAAATTTTAACGTTAGAATCTTCAGGAATTGCACCTGCGATGATGACCGGGTTAGTTTTGGGTGTGCCCGCGATATTTGCAAGAAAGCGCAAATCACTGACATTGGTTGATCATTTATACACAGCAAGCGTCCATTCCTATACCAAAAATGAAACGAATGATATTTCCGTTTCAAAAGATTTTCTCCAAAAAGATGACATTGTGCTGGTGATGGACGATTTTCTTGCCAATGGCCAAGCGGCTCTTGGATTATTGGACATTGTTGAACAAGCAGGCTCAAAATTAGCGGGCATTGGTATCGTTATTGAGAAAGGATTCCAGCCAGGCGGTAAATTGCTCCGTGAACGCGGCATTCGTGTGGAGACATTGGCGAACATTGCGTCTTTAGAAAATGGGAAAGTGTCATTTTTCGAGGAGGCTAACACGCGATGA
- a CDS encoding nucleobase:cation symporter-2 family protein: MMGETALGFQHVLAMYAGAVLVPLIVGEALGLTPEQLTYLVAIDILLCGVATILQIVSNRFFGIGLPVVLGCTFTAVGPMIAIGGQYGISAIYGAILVSGLFVVLISGFFGSLVRFFPPVVTGTVVTIIGITLIPVAINNMGGGQGASDFGSLVNIGLSFGTLLFIVFLYRFSSGFLRAIAILLGLVIGTIAAAFLGKVDVSPIANASYFHMVEPFYFGTPTFEWPAILTMILVAMVSLVESTGVYFALSDITKKKIAEKDLAKGYRAEGLAIVLGGIFNSFPYTAFSQNVGLIQMSGVKSRKIILIAGIMLITLGFVPKIAAVTTIIPPSVLGGAMIAMFGMVIAQGIKMLSTVITDSQENSMIIACSVGIGLGVTVVPELFVQLPSSIQILTSNGIVAGSVTAIVLNILFNMLPSKKRKHTTAVVKESAINQG; this comes from the coding sequence ATGATGGGCGAAACGGCTTTAGGATTTCAGCATGTATTGGCAATGTACGCAGGAGCGGTATTGGTACCACTAATTGTAGGGGAAGCGCTTGGACTGACACCAGAACAATTAACGTATTTGGTAGCGATTGATATTCTGCTTTGCGGAGTAGCGACGATTCTTCAAATTGTCAGCAACCGTTTCTTCGGCATCGGGCTTCCGGTGGTTCTTGGTTGCACGTTTACCGCGGTTGGACCGATGATTGCCATTGGCGGGCAGTACGGCATATCCGCTATTTACGGGGCTATTCTCGTTTCCGGGTTATTCGTTGTTTTGATCAGTGGGTTTTTCGGCAGTCTCGTTCGCTTTTTCCCGCCGGTTGTTACGGGAACAGTAGTTACAATTATCGGTATCACGTTAATTCCTGTAGCCATCAACAATATGGGTGGTGGGCAAGGAGCCAGTGATTTTGGTTCACTTGTCAATATCGGTCTGTCTTTTGGTACTCTCTTATTCATCGTTTTCTTGTACCGGTTTTCCAGCGGTTTTCTAAGAGCCATTGCCATTCTTTTGGGGTTGGTCATTGGGACAATAGCTGCTGCTTTCCTTGGGAAAGTGGATGTTTCGCCGATCGCTAATGCCTCATACTTCCATATGGTCGAGCCTTTTTACTTTGGAACTCCGACATTTGAATGGCCAGCTATCTTAACGATGATTTTAGTAGCCATGGTGTCATTAGTTGAATCGACAGGCGTCTACTTTGCACTTAGTGACATCACAAAAAAGAAAATTGCCGAGAAAGATCTGGCAAAAGGATACCGAGCGGAAGGATTGGCTATTGTACTTGGTGGAATATTCAATTCTTTCCCTTATACAGCCTTTTCACAAAACGTTGGGCTCATCCAGATGTCCGGTGTTAAATCACGAAAAATCATTCTGATTGCAGGCATCATGCTGATCACGCTTGGATTTGTTCCGAAGATCGCTGCTGTGACGACAATCATCCCACCGTCTGTACTTGGTGGAGCGATGATCGCCATGTTCGGTATGGTCATTGCGCAAGGCATTAAAATGTTGAGTACAGTTATCACCGATTCTCAAGAAAACTCTATGATTATTGCTTGTTCTGTCGGAATCGGGCTCGGCGTTACGGTGGTTCCTGAATTATTCGTACAATTGCCTTCAAGCATCCAAATTTTAACCAGCAACGGAATCGTAGCAGGCAGTGTTACCGCTATCGTCTTGAATATCTTGTTCAACATGCTGCCTTCTAAAAAGCGGAAACACACTACGGCTGTTGTAAAGGAAAGTGCAATAAACCAAGGATGA
- a CDS encoding alpha/beta hydrolase, with protein sequence MGAKMKHWTQKKWIISVSLITLLFVIAIFEEITFSPDASASIQISGSAAFSPPPDINEISDRVRVVKNLSYSDSTNSFLDIYHPRETVNSMPVILWIHGGGYVGGSKDSRQDYAMALADAGYVVANINYALAPASLYPGPVLQANQALAYMQLHAAEYGGDMNRVFVGGDSAGAQIASQVAALVSNVELAKTMAIQPAISNSQLQGALLLCGLYNLDTVRATAFPNIDVYLTAYTGAEPFESLPEIDELSTVQHVTSDFPPVFVTVGDADPFVSQSTELVAVLQSYDVRVSSVFFEGTQKNLKHEYQYDLSTEDARETLKKTLQFLFVHSK encoded by the coding sequence ATGGGAGCAAAAATGAAACACTGGACTCAAAAAAAATGGATCATATCGGTTTCCTTGATCACTCTTTTATTTGTGATAGCCATTTTTGAGGAAATTACCTTTTCTCCCGATGCTTCCGCATCTATACAAATCTCAGGATCCGCCGCATTCAGCCCACCACCGGACATCAATGAGATCAGCGACCGAGTGAGGGTTGTTAAAAACTTGTCTTACAGTGATTCTACTAACAGCTTTCTGGATATTTACCATCCTAGGGAGACAGTCAATTCAATGCCGGTTATTTTGTGGATTCATGGTGGGGGTTATGTTGGAGGTTCCAAAGACAGTCGTCAGGACTATGCGATGGCTTTGGCGGATGCCGGATATGTAGTGGCGAACATTAATTACGCACTGGCCCCTGCGTCTCTTTATCCAGGTCCAGTGCTGCAGGCCAACCAGGCACTCGCTTATATGCAGCTTCACGCTGCTGAATACGGTGGGGATATGAACCGTGTATTTGTAGGGGGCGATTCAGCGGGTGCGCAGATTGCTAGCCAAGTTGCCGCTCTTGTGTCAAATGTGGAATTGGCCAAAACAATGGCGATCCAGCCGGCCATCTCCAATAGCCAGCTTCAAGGAGCATTGCTATTGTGTGGGTTGTATAACCTGGACACAGTCAGAGCCACAGCTTTCCCAAATATTGATGTTTATTTAACAGCTTATACAGGTGCCGAACCATTCGAATCGTTACCAGAAATTGATGAGCTGTCTACTGTCCAGCATGTCACCTCGGACTTTCCGCCTGTATTCGTCACAGTCGGCGACGCAGATCCTTTTGTCTCGCAATCTACTGAACTGGTCGCTGTTCTGCAATCCTATGACGTTCGGGTCAGTTCCGTATTTTTCGAAGGCACTCAGAAAAACCTGAAGCATGAATACCAATATGATTTAAGTACAGAGGATGCACGGGAAACGCTCAAAAAAACCCTCCAATTCCTATTCGTCCATAGTAAGTAA
- a CDS encoding ring-cleaving dioxygenase: MAKKSMGIHHITAIVGDPQENVDFYAGVLGLHLVKKTVNFDDPGTYHLYFGDKTAKPGTIITFFPWGEAYKGKIGDGQVGVTTYAVPAGALVFWEKRLEKFEVPFSKTTRFEEQSLTFDDPHGLHLELVERQLGEPSSWSIGEVTEDIAIKGFGGATLYTANAEKTAELLETVLGFEKMGEEGDFMRFRAASELGNIIDVKLSPVGTGQMGVGTVHHIAWRAQDDVDQLDWKEQVETYGLGVTPVQDRNYFNAIYFREYGDILFEIATDPPGFAIDESPESLGKALMLPPQYERHRKNLQQDLPPIQVRNLD; encoded by the coding sequence ATGGCAAAGAAATCAATGGGGATCCACCATATTACCGCAATTGTTGGAGATCCACAGGAGAATGTAGATTTTTATGCCGGTGTTTTGGGTTTGCACTTAGTAAAGAAAACGGTGAATTTTGATGATCCAGGAACCTATCATTTGTATTTTGGCGATAAAACCGCAAAACCTGGAACCATTATCACGTTCTTTCCTTGGGGTGAAGCCTATAAAGGGAAAATTGGAGATGGGCAAGTGGGCGTCACTACCTACGCAGTTCCTGCCGGAGCTTTGGTTTTCTGGGAAAAAAGGCTGGAGAAATTCGAGGTTCCATTTTCAAAAACAACGCGCTTTGAAGAACAATCCCTTACATTTGATGATCCGCACGGTCTTCATTTGGAGCTGGTTGAAAGACAACTAGGCGAACCGAGCAGCTGGTCAATTGGTGAAGTAACGGAAGACATTGCGATCAAAGGATTTGGTGGAGCTACCCTGTACACGGCCAATGCAGAAAAAACCGCTGAATTATTGGAAACGGTCTTAGGATTCGAAAAAATGGGTGAAGAAGGTGACTTCATGCGCTTTCGTGCAGCAAGTGAACTCGGCAATATCATTGATGTGAAATTGTCTCCAGTCGGCACAGGGCAAATGGGCGTTGGAACTGTCCATCATATTGCATGGCGTGCACAGGATGATGTCGACCAATTGGATTGGAAAGAGCAAGTGGAAACTTACGGACTCGGCGTGACGCCTGTTCAGGACCGCAATTACTTTAATGCCATCTATTTCCGTGAATACGGAGATATCTTATTTGAAATTGCTACTGATCCACCAGGATTTGCAATTGACGAATCACCTGAGTCTTTAGGAAAGGCCTTAATGCTGCCACCGCAATACGAAAGACACAGAAAAAATCTTCAGCAAGACCTGCCACCTATCCAAGTAAGAAACCTGGATTGA